In a genomic window of Corynebacterium choanae:
- a CDS encoding NAD(P)H-quinone oxidoreductase, giving the protein MKAITLQDPADKTSLVLTEVPDPQLRAGEVLVEVHAAGVNRGDLLQAAGHYPPPPGASEIMGLECAGVVVDSGDTHVPVGKQVCCLLAGGAYAEKVAVPAEHLLEIPQGYSMVDAAAVVEVACTVFSNLVMLAGLRPGETVLIHGGAGGIGSFAIQMAKELGCTVITTCGSAEKAEYCRKLGADEVINYREEDFAEVAKNRANVILDIMGAKYLAGNIQALANDGRIVIIGMQGGVKGELNIGKLLQKRGTIITSALRSRPLQDKAEIVAATQQAVWPHLVDKSISNSISKVFPLAEAAQAHAWLAGGENTGKVVLQVVDNE; this is encoded by the coding sequence GTCCTCACTGAGGTTCCTGATCCACAGCTGCGAGCAGGGGAAGTGTTGGTTGAAGTCCATGCAGCAGGGGTGAACCGGGGTGATTTATTGCAGGCCGCCGGACACTATCCGCCACCCCCGGGGGCAAGTGAGATTATGGGGCTGGAGTGTGCCGGGGTCGTTGTCGATTCGGGCGATACCCATGTGCCGGTCGGCAAACAGGTGTGTTGTTTGCTTGCCGGTGGCGCCTATGCGGAAAAGGTGGCGGTACCGGCCGAGCATCTCCTGGAGATTCCGCAAGGCTATTCGATGGTGGATGCTGCGGCTGTGGTGGAAGTTGCCTGTACGGTGTTTTCCAATCTGGTCATGTTGGCTGGTCTTCGCCCCGGGGAGACGGTGCTTATTCACGGCGGTGCGGGCGGTATCGGCTCGTTTGCGATCCAAATGGCCAAGGAGCTGGGCTGTACGGTGATCACAACCTGTGGCAGCGCGGAGAAAGCGGAGTATTGCCGCAAGCTGGGTGCCGATGAGGTGATCAACTATCGGGAAGAGGATTTTGCCGAGGTCGCCAAGAATCGAGCGAATGTCATTTTGGACATTATGGGGGCGAAGTATTTGGCGGGCAATATTCAGGCGTTGGCTAACGATGGCCGGATTGTCATTATTGGTATGCAAGGCGGGGTGAAAGGGGAGTTAAATATCGGCAAGCTGCTGCAGAAACGGGGCACGATTATTACCTCTGCGCTGCGCAGCCGCCCCCTGCAGGACAAGGCTGAAATTGTTGCCGCCACCCAGCAGGCAGTGTGGCCGCATTTGGTGGATAAATCGATTTCCAACTCGATTTCGAAGGTGTTTCCGCTGGCAGAAGCAGCCCAGGCGCATGCTTGGTTAGCTGGTGGGGAAAATACAGGCAAAGTGGTGCTGCAGGTGGTGGACAACGAGTAG
- a CDS encoding aminotransferase class V-fold PLP-dependent enzyme, which produces MMRSHTRVTAPMSQRGILIQSLRAATAGLHPGIIDFATNGTGQLPMVVADAHRQALLTHPLLTPATTTSQDRSHPNLINTPVATSTADHTTLIEQARAAVAELLFADRDCVLLYATKQLASVAIAAGCQSRLARGGLLLGADVDPIVEHTMRAAATATGAAISIHHTGSTTNPAGHLPSGDNPQPDPQLRLAVLALSHLHTGVVSPLPVIAETLRSQHRLWIVCDVSTLVGRLPLNVDELGCDILLADLASCGAPGITAVVCRDQFVADQLTGANTSFRLASSTTTPGATPPQPAQPYRKQSAQPASWPQITPNEVCRSAAAGVCVLVDFLASLARLPQADRPEQLYSYLTAVQEHIEGLLAELSDAISDIPQVHIFGDLPDTRDGDIALFGTVAIRMASYTAAELAAALADYGIICDQDPFTDSTDDSPTQHEYVAIHLTPTNTSEEIAALIAALTDIARGLDT; this is translated from the coding sequence ATGATGCGTAGCCACACTCGAGTTACCGCACCGATGTCGCAACGCGGCATCCTTATCCAATCCCTGCGGGCAGCAACTGCCGGCCTGCATCCAGGCATCATCGACTTCGCCACCAACGGCACTGGACAACTCCCCATGGTCGTCGCCGACGCCCACCGGCAGGCACTCCTCACCCATCCACTGCTAACCCCAGCAACAACAACCAGCCAAGACAGAAGCCACCCCAATCTCATCAACACCCCGGTGGCAACCAGCACCGCCGACCACACCACCCTTATCGAACAAGCCCGCGCCGCAGTCGCTGAACTGCTCTTCGCCGACCGGGACTGTGTCCTGCTCTATGCGACAAAACAACTCGCCAGTGTGGCAATCGCCGCCGGCTGCCAATCCCGTCTTGCCCGCGGCGGACTCCTCCTCGGCGCCGACGTCGACCCCATCGTTGAACACACCATGCGGGCTGCTGCCACTGCCACTGGTGCCGCTATCAGCATTCACCACACCGGTTCGACGACTAACCCGGCCGGACACCTCCCATCCGGCGACAACCCTCAACCAGACCCCCAACTTCGCCTGGCAGTCCTTGCTTTATCACATCTGCACACCGGCGTGGTCTCTCCCCTCCCAGTGATCGCCGAAACGCTCCGCAGCCAGCATCGACTGTGGATCGTCTGCGATGTCAGTACCCTGGTCGGGCGACTGCCGCTCAACGTTGACGAACTCGGCTGCGACATTCTCCTCGCTGATTTAGCTTCCTGTGGCGCGCCGGGAATCACCGCGGTAGTGTGCCGGGATCAATTCGTGGCCGACCAGCTCACTGGGGCAAACACCAGCTTCCGGCTGGCATCATCCACAACCACACCGGGGGCAACACCCCCACAGCCGGCACAGCCGTACCGCAAACAATCTGCACAACCAGCATCCTGGCCGCAGATCACCCCGAATGAGGTGTGCCGATCAGCCGCTGCAGGGGTATGTGTGCTCGTCGACTTTTTAGCCTCACTGGCACGCCTTCCGCAGGCTGACCGCCCTGAACAGCTTTATAGCTACCTCACTGCGGTGCAAGAACATATTGAAGGACTTTTGGCTGAACTCAGCGACGCGATCAGCGACATCCCCCAGGTGCACATCTTCGGTGATCTACCGGATACTCGCGACGGCGACATTGCCCTGTTTGGCACAGTAGCGATCCGCATGGCCAGCTACACCGCTGCGGAACTCGCCGCAGCGCTCGCCGACTATGGCATTATCTGCGATCAAGACCCATTTACCGACAGCACTGACGACAGTCCAACACAACACGAGTATGTTGCCATCCACCTCACCCCGACAAACACCAGCGAAGAAATAGCAGCCCTGATCGCCGCACTCACCGACATCGCCCGCGGCTTGGATACGTAA
- a CDS encoding ABC transporter permease, translated as MTSSTVQAPHPSESTTLKAAWNDLVRGFGQHQLWLQLGWQDIKQRYRRSTLGPLWITIATGVMAFALGMLYSVLFKIPVAEFLPHVTVGLIMWNFISGAIKDGAEIFIENEGLIKQLPSALSVHVYRLVWRQLLFLAHNMVIWVILMAIFPRHLGWQGLLAFPALLLLVANGVWVAMFFGIIATRYRDVAPLLEALVQLLFYVTPIVWTTQTLYDQGGSISERAKLAMLNPLYHYLEVFRAPLIGAPIVALNWWVVLGCTVAGLLISLLAMKQWRFRVSYWV; from the coding sequence ATGACGAGCAGTACTGTGCAAGCCCCGCATCCGAGCGAATCCACCACATTGAAGGCTGCGTGGAATGATTTGGTGCGCGGCTTTGGTCAGCATCAGCTGTGGCTGCAGCTGGGCTGGCAGGATATTAAGCAGCGGTATCGACGCTCCACATTAGGGCCGTTGTGGATTACGATCGCCACCGGGGTGATGGCGTTTGCCTTAGGAATGTTGTATTCGGTGCTGTTTAAAATCCCGGTTGCCGAGTTCTTGCCGCATGTCACCGTCGGGTTGATTATGTGGAATTTTATCTCCGGGGCGATTAAGGACGGGGCGGAGATTTTCATCGAGAACGAGGGGCTGATTAAACAGCTGCCGTCAGCGTTGTCGGTGCATGTGTATCGGCTGGTGTGGCGTCAGCTGCTGTTTTTAGCGCACAATATGGTCATTTGGGTGATCCTCATGGCGATCTTCCCCCGGCATCTTGGTTGGCAGGGTTTGCTTGCGTTCCCGGCGCTGCTGCTGCTGGTGGCAAACGGGGTGTGGGTGGCAATGTTCTTCGGCATTATCGCTACCCGCTATCGGGATGTGGCGCCACTGCTGGAGGCCCTGGTGCAGCTGCTGTTTTATGTCACCCCGATTGTGTGGACGACGCAGACCCTCTACGACCAGGGTGGGTCGATCTCTGAACGGGCGAAGCTGGCGATGCTCAATCCGCTCTACCACTATTTAGAGGTGTTCCGGGCACCGCTGATTGGGGCACCGATTGTCGCGTTGAACTGGTGGGTGGTGTTAGGCTGCACCGTCGCTGGCTTGCTGATTTCCCTGCTGGCGATGAAACAGTGGCGCTTCCGGGTGAGCTACTGGGTGTAA